In one Lentimicrobium sp. L6 genomic region, the following are encoded:
- a CDS encoding DUF6266 family protein: MGKISQGVLGGFSGKVGNIVGGTWKGIDYMRIKPSNVSNPKTQGQLDQRSKFSKVLNFLQPMTEFLRVGFKLYAIKMTQFNSAMSYNLNNAITGAYPNFTIDYSKALVSRGSLVGSAGASVASTNPGVVELSWTDNSGSGNAKGTDKALLVVYNATKGYAVYDTAGATRATLSQNLTVPSDFSGGSVEAFIGFISEDGKEVANSVYIGSVTVA, encoded by the coding sequence ATGGGTAAAATTTCTCAAGGTGTATTAGGTGGTTTCTCCGGCAAGGTCGGAAACATCGTAGGTGGAACATGGAAAGGAATTGATTACATGCGTATCAAGCCTTCCAATGTATCAAATCCAAAAACTCAGGGTCAGCTTGACCAACGTTCCAAATTCTCAAAAGTGTTGAATTTTCTTCAACCAATGACTGAATTTCTAAGGGTAGGATTCAAATTGTATGCAATCAAAATGACACAGTTTAACAGTGCCATGTCGTACAATTTGAATAATGCAATTACAGGAGCATATCCGAACTTCACAATTGATTATTCAAAGGCTTTAGTTAGTCGTGGTAGTTTGGTTGGTTCTGCTGGTGCAAGTGTAGCATCAACTAATCCGGGAGTCGTTGAATTATCCTGGACGGATAACTCAGGTTCAGGAAATGCAAAAGGGACTGATAAGGCTCTTTTAGTTGTATATAATGCAACCAAAGGATATGCAGTTTATGATACTGCAGGAGCTACCAGAGCAACCTTATCACAAAACCTTACTGTTCCTTCTGACTTCTCAGGAGGCTCAGTAGAAGCCTTTATAGGCTTTATCTCAGAAGATGGTAAAGAAGTAGCTAACAGCGTTTATATTG